Proteins from a single region of Companilactobacillus farciminis KCTC 3681 = DSM 20184:
- a CDS encoding alcohol dehydrogenase catalytic domain-containing protein: MKAAYIEKNGPASTIKVGQLPIPELKSDEILVKVKAVSVNFVDTFVRAGSFKTKQEFPFVIGRDAVGTVSAIGRDVSQFKTDDLVWTNSMGYDGRMGTSSELVAVPEARLFHAPKVDPIKLVASVHSSATAAIVLSDVLQVESNHRILIEGGAGHVGTKFIELAKSLGLEVVTTSNPKDFEKLQHLGTDKTFDYHEPIQGNYDYIVDTSGKVNLQNNLDHLNLYGKIALITAPKDNQFDFQVRQMYTKSQSINGFVISHATLKQIQSAGKILNDNFEAGRLLTDEILTMPLDQAAKAQQLLEDHQTKNQRIVLTVE, from the coding sequence ATGAAAGCAGCTTATATCGAAAAAAATGGACCAGCATCAACCATAAAAGTTGGTCAATTGCCGATCCCAGAATTAAAATCAGATGAAATTTTAGTAAAAGTCAAAGCAGTTTCAGTGAATTTTGTCGATACCTTTGTTAGAGCTGGAAGCTTTAAAACTAAACAAGAATTTCCTTTTGTCATTGGACGCGATGCTGTTGGTACAGTTAGTGCAATTGGCAGAGATGTTTCTCAATTCAAAACAGATGATTTAGTTTGGACTAACAGCATGGGGTATGACGGTCGAATGGGTACTAGTAGTGAATTAGTTGCTGTTCCAGAAGCCAGACTTTTTCATGCTCCCAAGGTTGATCCAATCAAATTAGTAGCTTCAGTCCATTCTTCAGCGACTGCAGCAATTGTTTTATCAGACGTGCTTCAAGTAGAAAGTAATCATCGAATTTTAATTGAAGGTGGAGCAGGTCACGTAGGTACAAAATTTATCGAATTGGCCAAATCATTAGGCCTTGAAGTGGTAACCACTAGTAATCCTAAGGATTTTGAAAAATTGCAGCACTTGGGAACTGATAAGACGTTTGATTACCACGAACCAATCCAAGGCAATTATGATTATATCGTCGATACCTCAGGAAAAGTTAATTTGCAAAATAATTTAGACCATCTGAACTTATACGGTAAAATTGCTTTGATTACAGCTCCAAAAGATAACCAATTCGACTTTCAAGTCCGTCAGATGTACACCAAGAGCCAAAGCATCAACGGTTTTGTCATCAGTCATGCCACTTTGAAACAGATTCAATCAGCAGGAAAAATCTTAAACGATAATTTTGAGGCTGGTCGTTTATTGACGGATGAGATTTTAACGATGCCACTTGATCAAGCAGCCAAAGCTCAGCAATTGTTGGAAGATCATCAGACTAAAAATCAGAGAATCGTCTTAACTGTTGAATAG
- a CDS encoding YjjG family noncanonical pyrimidine nucleotidase: MSYQFILFDLDDTILDTKTNAQNALRKMSGMTNFPFDDDQIQYWHKINDYLWKQLEKKQISHQDLMDNRFQRYFNHYDKKVDSPALNDHYLQLFNYEHALMPEAYETLEQLNKKHRIFAASNGTRSKQYSQTAGAKIDVFFEKMYLSENVGVDKPDTKFFQFIEKDLQASPEQILMIGDSLSSDISGAMNSKIDSVWFNQYSKTNQTNFKPTYQITELSELFDIIE; encoded by the coding sequence ATGAGCTATCAATTTATCTTGTTCGACCTTGACGATACGATTCTCGATACCAAGACTAATGCCCAAAATGCACTACGCAAAATGTCTGGTATGACTAATTTTCCCTTTGATGATGACCAGATTCAGTATTGGCATAAAATCAATGATTATTTGTGGAAACAATTAGAAAAGAAACAGATCTCTCACCAAGATTTAATGGACAATCGTTTCCAAAGATATTTCAACCATTACGATAAAAAAGTCGACAGTCCTGCTCTCAACGATCATTACTTACAATTATTCAATTATGAACACGCGTTGATGCCAGAAGCCTATGAAACTTTGGAACAACTAAACAAAAAACATCGAATCTTTGCGGCATCCAACGGTACTAGAAGTAAACAATACTCCCAAACCGCTGGGGCAAAAATTGATGTTTTCTTTGAAAAAATGTATTTATCTGAGAATGTTGGTGTCGACAAACCTGACACAAAATTTTTTCAATTCATTGAAAAGGACCTTCAAGCTAGTCCTGAACAAATTTTAATGATTGGCGATTCTCTTTCCTCAGATATCTCCGGAGCCATGAACAGTAAAATCGACAGTGTCTGGTTCAATCAATACTCTAAAACTAACCAAACTAATTTCAAGCCGACTTATCAAATAACTGAGTTATCAGAACTTTTCGATATTATAGAATAA
- a CDS encoding GH25 family lysozyme, which yields MVLKRERTILLAVFFSLIVVFLGATKVSAARADMVDVSNNNGAMTVANFQDMHDNYGVKAVVTKISEGTSFKDSTAANNIATAQQAGMYINGYHFARYNSVASAIAEADYAGKLAQADGLPAGAVLATDVESSEQSSVSEAQNDADNQAFMKEVAKYGYRSTIYTMGSWVGSVMSVDSGWIASYPYDPTDQEWYTSNHGWQWSSSYTFNGSYGNFDVSELYDNFFTTYKTPTGTSTTTTTTSDDNSATTNSSSSNVGVIEVNNSSSSYVPLMALQVDGSMKTITNRALSNNTSWQTDQTKVVDGTTYYRVATNEWVAEQYLANNSSTTNAASDANVIKVNNANSSYVQLVALQTDGSMKTITNRALANNTSWQTDQTKVVDGTTYYRVATNEWINAEYII from the coding sequence ATGGTTTTAAAAAGAGAAAGAACAATTCTTTTAGCCGTATTTTTTTCGCTTATAGTAGTGTTTTTGGGAGCTACAAAAGTTAGCGCTGCTAGAGCAGATATGGTCGATGTATCTAATAATAATGGAGCAATGACCGTCGCTAATTTTCAGGATATGCATGATAATTATGGCGTAAAAGCTGTTGTTACCAAAATTAGTGAAGGTACTTCTTTTAAGGATAGTACAGCAGCTAACAATATTGCAACTGCTCAACAAGCTGGTATGTATATCAATGGCTATCATTTTGCCCGTTACAATAGTGTAGCAAGTGCGATTGCTGAAGCTGACTATGCCGGAAAATTGGCACAAGCCGATGGATTGCCAGCTGGAGCAGTTTTAGCCACCGATGTGGAAAGTTCAGAACAGAGTTCTGTTTCTGAAGCACAAAATGATGCGGATAATCAGGCATTTATGAAAGAAGTTGCCAAATATGGTTATCGTTCTACGATTTATACAATGGGGTCATGGGTCGGCAGTGTTATGAGTGTTGATTCCGGTTGGATCGCGTCCTATCCTTATGATCCAACTGACCAAGAGTGGTATACATCTAATCACGGCTGGCAGTGGTCTAGCAGTTATACCTTTAATGGTAGTTATGGTAATTTTGATGTTTCTGAATTGTATGATAATTTCTTCACTACTTATAAAACACCAACAGGTACTTCTACTACAACTACAACCACGTCAGACGATAATTCAGCTACCACAAATAGCAGTTCGAGTAATGTTGGCGTGATTGAAGTAAATAATTCTTCAAGTAGTTACGTGCCTTTGATGGCTTTACAAGTGGATGGTTCTATGAAGACGATTACTAATCGTGCGTTATCCAACAATACTTCTTGGCAAACTGATCAAACAAAAGTAGTTGATGGAACGACATATTATCGAGTCGCAACTAACGAATGGGTCGCAGAACAATACTTGGCTAATAATTCTTCAACAACAAATGCCGCTAGCGATGCAAATGTCATCAAAGTAAATAATGCCAATTCTAGTTATGTTCAATTAGTAGCTTTACAAACGGATGGTTCTATGAAGACAATTACCAATCGTGCTTTAGCTAATAATACTTCTTGGCAAACTGATCAGACAAAAGTAGTTGATGGAACAACGTATTATCGGGTGGCCACTAATGAATGGATTAATGCTGAATACATAATTTAA
- a CDS encoding cation-translocating P-type ATPase, whose product MSLKDTRYYALDKTSLLDKFQTSEAGLSTDQAKKRLEENGPNALTQGKKKNLFQRFFDQFKDFMIIVLLVAALISGFVAQEWADAALILAVVIINAVFGVFQESKAEEAIEALKEMSTPEAHVKRNGKLETVSSEALVVGDVVLLEAGDIVPADIRLIDSASMKIEEAALTGESVPVEKEAQILPDEDIPLGDRKNMAYMNSNVTYGRGVGVVVGVGMDTQVGQIAGMINKAEETSTPLQDNLNSLGKTLTWLILGIAAVIFVVGIFNNHSGLPMNELVINMMLVAISLAVAAIPEGLPAIVTIILALGTTRMAKRKALVRKLPAVETLGSTDIVASDKTGTLTQNKMTVEKFYQYGKLNDAASNITGADKVLQVMTFANDTKIQNDGVLVGDPTETALVQFGFDHDYQVEDELKKEPRVAEVPFDSERKLMSTIHKLSDGKFLVAVKGAPDMLLQRVTKLQKTADEVVDFTDADKKEILKQNKSMATQALRVLAMGYKIIDAVPQTIDSQTVENDLVFAGLIGMIDPERPEAAKAVADAKKAGIRPMMITGDHQDTAEAIAARLGIIEAGDDAAVITGAQLDQMSDEEFEKKVQLYSVYARVSPEHKVRIVKAWQDKGKVVAMTGDGVNDAPALKSADIGIGMGITGTEVSKGASDMVLADDNFATIIVAVEEGRKVFSNIQKSIQYLLSANLGEVLTLFMMTLLGWDILLPVQLLWINLATDTFPAIALGVEPTEPGIMDKKPRGRRSSFLGGGIGPSIVYQGILEGLITLGVYGLAIMFPVHTANDAMHADALTMAYATLALIQLFHAFNVKSTYQSIFKVHMFKNKMFNIGVLTSFIMVAATIAVPGFNKLFHVTELNLEQWLIVLGAGVLMILVVEIVKFFQRRAGKK is encoded by the coding sequence TTGAGTTTGAAAGATACTCGATATTATGCACTGGATAAAACTTCACTGTTGGACAAGTTCCAAACTAGTGAAGCTGGATTAAGTACCGACCAAGCTAAGAAGCGTTTGGAAGAAAATGGACCCAATGCTTTAACGCAAGGTAAGAAAAAGAATTTGTTCCAAAGATTCTTTGATCAATTCAAAGATTTTATGATTATCGTCTTATTAGTGGCCGCATTAATTTCGGGATTTGTCGCTCAGGAGTGGGCCGATGCAGCTTTGATTTTGGCGGTAGTTATTATCAATGCCGTTTTTGGAGTTTTTCAAGAGTCAAAAGCTGAAGAAGCGATTGAAGCTTTGAAGGAAATGTCGACTCCAGAAGCTCATGTTAAACGAAATGGCAAATTAGAAACCGTTAGTAGCGAAGCCTTAGTAGTTGGGGATGTTGTTTTATTAGAAGCTGGTGATATTGTACCGGCCGATATTCGTCTGATCGATTCTGCTTCAATGAAGATTGAGGAAGCCGCTTTGACTGGTGAATCGGTTCCTGTCGAAAAAGAAGCCCAAATTTTACCAGATGAAGATATTCCATTAGGCGACCGTAAGAATATGGCTTATATGAACAGTAATGTTACTTATGGTCGTGGAGTGGGTGTCGTAGTTGGCGTCGGAATGGATACTCAAGTTGGTCAAATTGCTGGGATGATCAACAAAGCTGAAGAAACAAGTACACCTCTGCAAGATAATTTAAACTCACTTGGTAAAACTTTGACTTGGTTGATTCTCGGAATTGCCGCCGTGATCTTTGTCGTTGGTATTTTCAATAATCATTCAGGATTGCCAATGAATGAATTAGTTATCAACATGATGCTAGTTGCAATTTCACTAGCCGTTGCTGCTATTCCTGAAGGTTTGCCTGCCATCGTAACGATTATTTTGGCATTGGGTACGACGAGAATGGCTAAGCGTAAAGCTTTAGTTAGAAAACTTCCAGCTGTTGAAACTTTGGGAAGTACTGATATTGTTGCTTCTGACAAGACTGGTACTTTGACTCAAAATAAAATGACAGTCGAAAAGTTTTATCAATATGGCAAGTTAAACGATGCAGCTTCAAATATCACTGGGGCTGATAAAGTATTGCAAGTTATGACCTTTGCTAATGATACTAAGATTCAAAACGATGGTGTTTTAGTCGGTGATCCAACCGAAACTGCATTGGTTCAATTTGGTTTCGACCACGACTATCAAGTTGAAGATGAATTGAAGAAGGAGCCACGTGTTGCTGAAGTACCATTTGATTCAGAACGTAAATTGATGTCAACGATTCATAAGTTATCCGATGGCAAATTCTTAGTAGCGGTCAAAGGTGCTCCTGATATGCTATTGCAACGTGTTACTAAGCTTCAAAAGACTGCTGATGAAGTAGTTGATTTTACTGATGCCGATAAGAAAGAAATCTTAAAGCAAAATAAATCAATGGCTACGCAAGCTTTGAGAGTCTTAGCTATGGGTTACAAGATTATCGATGCAGTTCCACAGACAATCGATTCTCAAACCGTTGAAAATGATTTAGTTTTTGCCGGATTGATTGGAATGATTGATCCTGAACGTCCAGAAGCTGCTAAAGCGGTTGCGGATGCTAAAAAAGCTGGTATTCGTCCAATGATGATTACTGGTGACCACCAAGATACTGCTGAAGCTATTGCTGCTCGTTTAGGAATTATTGAAGCAGGCGATGATGCAGCAGTTATCACAGGTGCTCAATTGGATCAAATGAGTGATGAAGAATTTGAGAAAAAAGTTCAGCTTTACTCAGTTTATGCTCGTGTATCGCCAGAACATAAAGTTAGAATCGTTAAAGCTTGGCAAGATAAAGGTAAAGTTGTAGCAATGACTGGTGATGGGGTTAACGATGCGCCAGCTTTGAAGTCAGCTGATATTGGTATTGGAATGGGTATCACTGGTACTGAAGTTTCTAAAGGTGCTTCCGATATGGTTTTGGCCGATGACAACTTTGCTACTATTATCGTGGCAGTTGAAGAAGGGCGTAAAGTCTTCTCCAATATTCAAAAGTCAATCCAATACTTGCTTTCTGCTAACTTAGGTGAAGTTTTAACATTGTTCATGATGACCTTGTTAGGCTGGGATATTTTGCTACCGGTTCAATTGCTTTGGATCAATTTGGCAACTGATACTTTCCCAGCGATTGCTCTAGGTGTTGAACCAACAGAACCAGGTATCATGGATAAGAAACCACGTGGACGTCGTTCCAGTTTCTTAGGTGGAGGAATTGGACCTTCAATTGTCTATCAAGGTATTTTGGAAGGTTTAATTACTCTAGGCGTTTATGGATTGGCTATCATGTTCCCAGTCCACACTGCTAATGACGCTATGCATGCTGATGCTTTAACTATGGCTTATGCAACTTTAGCCTTGATTCAGTTGTTCCATGCCTTTAATGTTAAATCGACTTATCAATCTATTTTCAAGGTTCATATGTTCAAGAATAAGATGTTCAATATTGGTGTATTGACATCATTTATCATGGTAGCAGCTACAATTGCTGTTCCTGGATTTAACAAGCTATTCCACGTGACTGAACTAAACTTAGAACAATGGTTGATTGTTTTAGGTGCCGGAGTCTTGATGATTTTAGTTGTTGAAATCGTTAAATTCTTCCAACGTCGTGCTGGTAAAAAATAG
- a CDS encoding iron-sulfur cluster biosynthesis family protein, translated as MKINIKDDAQKYLADKIPAGSTMILTTDDGSNKYSSLGGSCAIGDKFQLVILNENDPKYTVPIENNAGYKLATEPQYTDFFTAGLNISLWHNALALKDNSGILDGALSVVDWRNVKPETADERRKKMEKLGDQIC; from the coding sequence ATGAAAATTAATATTAAAGACGATGCACAAAAATACTTAGCTGATAAAATCCCAGCAGGAAGCACAATGATCTTGACAACCGATGATGGTTCTAACAAGTACTCAAGTCTTGGTGGTAGCTGTGCCATTGGTGATAAATTTCAACTAGTTATTCTTAACGAAAACGATCCTAAATATACTGTTCCGATTGAAAACAACGCTGGCTACAAGCTAGCTACTGAACCACAATATACTGACTTCTTTACTGCTGGTCTCAATATTTCTCTATGGCACAATGCTTTGGCCCTTAAAGACAACTCAGGTATCCTAGACGGTGCCCTATCAGTTGTTGACTGGAGAAACGTTAAACCTGAAACTGCTGATGAGCGTCGCAAGAAGATGGAAAAACTCGGCGACCAAATCTGCTAA
- a CDS encoding iron-sulfur cluster biosynthesis family protein, which translates to MKINIKEETQTYLANKNVPTNAKMILTTDDGSNKYSSLGGSCAIGDKFQIVILKYADPNYTIPLENDAGLDLSTSPSDADLLGNGLNIAVWHNALALKDNSGILDGSLAVVDWRNVKPETDQERRDKMIKLGDQIC; encoded by the coding sequence ATGAAAATCAATATTAAAGAAGAAACTCAAACATACCTAGCAAACAAGAACGTTCCTACAAATGCAAAAATGATTCTAACAACCGACGACGGTTCTAATAAATACTCAAGCCTTGGTGGTAGCTGTGCTATCGGTGATAAATTCCAAATTGTTATTTTAAAATATGCTGACCCTAATTACACTATTCCTTTGGAAAACGATGCTGGTCTTGACCTAAGTACATCTCCATCTGATGCTGATTTATTAGGTAACGGACTTAACATCGCCGTCTGGCACAATGCCTTAGCCCTCAAGGACAACTCTGGTATTCTTGACGGTTCATTAGCTGTTGTTGACTGGAGAAATGTTAAACCTGAAACTGACCAAGAACGTCGCGACAAAATGATCAAACTCGGTGACCAAATTTGTTAA
- a CDS encoding GH25 family lysozyme codes for MSKKISVIVAAFFSLMVLFFGATNVDAARMDMVDVSNHNGDMTVANFQDMHNNYGVKAAVTKISEGTTYKDAYAANNIKTAQAAGLFIHGYHYAHYSNVSEAIAEANFAAQTAKADGLPSGSVLVTDVESTEQQHNDPGLNTQSNIAFINQVAKYGYRSDIYTMGSWVDTVMQVKKGWIAAYPSDATDQYWYPSSHGWQWTSHYEFDGSYGYFDVSQLYDNYFTSYQAPQTVSLDNTNNQTNNSSNTTNNAVSSKGVINFQNANGSYVPLVAIQGNSTKTITNRALANNTPWATDQTKTIDGVTYHRVATNEWVDAKYII; via the coding sequence TTGTCTAAGAAGATTTCTGTAATTGTGGCAGCATTTTTTTCGTTGATGGTATTATTTTTTGGTGCCACTAATGTCGATGCTGCACGAATGGATATGGTCGATGTTTCTAATCACAATGGAGATATGACCGTCGCTAATTTCCAAGATATGCATAATAATTATGGTGTAAAAGCCGCCGTTACGAAGATCAGTGAAGGAACGACTTATAAGGATGCCTACGCTGCTAACAATATTAAAACAGCTCAAGCTGCGGGACTTTTCATTCACGGTTATCACTACGCACATTATAGTAATGTTTCCGAAGCTATTGCTGAAGCTAATTTTGCAGCCCAAACGGCCAAAGCTGACGGTCTACCTAGTGGATCTGTTTTAGTAACGGACGTGGAAAGCACTGAACAACAACATAATGACCCTGGCTTAAATACTCAAAGCAATATTGCTTTTATTAATCAAGTGGCCAAATACGGTTATCGTTCAGATATTTATACGATGGGCTCATGGGTCGATACAGTTATGCAAGTCAAAAAGGGCTGGATTGCCGCTTATCCAAGTGATGCAACTGATCAATATTGGTATCCTAGTTCTCATGGATGGCAGTGGACAAGTCACTACGAATTTGATGGAAGCTATGGTTATTTTGATGTCTCACAACTCTATGACAACTACTTTACAAGTTATCAAGCTCCACAAACCGTTAGTTTAGATAATACTAATAACCAAACTAATAACAGTAGTAATACAACTAATAATGCAGTTTCCTCAAAGGGAGTAATTAATTTTCAGAATGCCAATGGCAGTTATGTTCCGCTAGTGGCTATTCAAGGCAACAGTACTAAGACGATTACTAATCGTGCTTTGGCTAACAACACACCTTGGGCGACTGACCAAACTAAAACTATTGACGGCGTCACTTATCATCGTGTTGCTACAAACGAGTGGGTCGATGCTAAATATATTATTTGA
- a CDS encoding GNAT family N-acetyltransferase codes for MSEIQIKEFNTKDLEKVRQFAVTGMKFDKYVENQFALYFYSKIVAEMELKNSTIALGAYLDNELVGFVFARCNFQRLKYSNPKRNITVNFGNKLIDLFDNDDMAKTYDQANQTMLKQFMKNKPDGEITFFAVDPTIKHHGIGTRLLRALENKLHDQLIYVFTDSNCDYQFYLKKGFKTFDQINVTLDKDDQTPLTCFLLYKKI; via the coding sequence ATGAGTGAAATTCAAATCAAAGAATTTAATACTAAAGATCTTGAAAAAGTCCGCCAATTCGCGGTTACAGGCATGAAATTCGACAAATACGTTGAAAATCAATTTGCTTTATATTTTTATAGCAAAATAGTAGCTGAAATGGAATTGAAGAACTCCACTATTGCTCTAGGCGCGTACCTAGACAATGAATTAGTCGGATTTGTTTTTGCAAGATGCAATTTTCAACGACTAAAATATTCTAACCCTAAAAGAAATATAACTGTCAATTTTGGCAATAAATTGATTGATCTTTTTGACAATGATGATATGGCAAAAACTTATGATCAAGCTAACCAAACTATGCTCAAACAATTTATGAAAAATAAACCTGACGGTGAAATAACCTTCTTCGCTGTCGATCCTACCATTAAGCACCATGGCATCGGCACACGACTACTGAGAGCTTTAGAGAATAAACTTCATGACCAATTGATTTATGTCTTTACTGACTCAAATTGCGATTACCAGTTCTACCTCAAAAAAGGCTTTAAGACTTTTGATCAGATTAACGTCACTTTAGATAAAGATGATCAAACACCATTAACATGTTTCTTACTCTATAAAAAAATATAA
- a CDS encoding bacteriocin immunity protein — translation MSATKEQALMQAIQTAIQDKEIKKYPDLMEILNKASKQLSSSSDYHQVSATLNKSLQFWGMGHLHGPIALNALYQATIDGTRGRAHQKLPTGFN, via the coding sequence ATGTCAGCAACAAAGGAACAAGCATTAATGCAAGCTATTCAAACGGCTATTCAAGATAAGGAAATCAAGAAATATCCGGATTTGATGGAAATTTTGAATAAAGCCAGCAAACAACTATCGAGTTCAAGTGATTATCATCAAGTTTCAGCAACTCTCAATAAATCATTGCAATTTTGGGGTATGGGTCACTTACACGGACCAATTGCTTTGAATGCATTATATCAAGCAACGATTGACGGAACACGCGGTCGTGCACATCAAAAATTACCTACTGGTTTTAATTAA
- a CDS encoding iron-sulfur cluster biosynthesis family protein has product MKLNIKPQAQKFLADKIPTGSHVILTTDDGSNNYSSIGATCELADKFQLIIVNQPDTKFSTVIENNAGYKMNMLPFEEYLFGSGLNLDFSHGALVLGDNGGAMDRAVSVVDWRNVTKETEEELREKMKRIGDQIC; this is encoded by the coding sequence ATGAAATTAAATATCAAACCACAAGCTCAAAAATTTCTAGCTGACAAGATTCCCACTGGTAGCCACGTTATCCTGACAACTGATGATGGCTCAAATAATTATTCCAGCATCGGTGCTACTTGTGAACTAGCTGATAAATTTCAATTGATCATCGTCAATCAACCAGATACTAAATTCTCAACTGTTATCGAGAATAATGCCGGATATAAAATGAACATGCTACCTTTTGAAGAATATTTATTTGGTAGTGGTCTTAATCTCGACTTTTCTCATGGAGCTTTAGTTCTCGGCGACAATGGTGGCGCAATGGATAGAGCAGTTTCTGTCGTCGATTGGAGAAATGTCACTAAAGAAACTGAAGAAGAATTACGTGAGAAAATGAAAAGAATTGGCGATCAAATTTGTTAA
- a CDS encoding FAD-dependent oxidoreductase → MKIVIIGCTHAGIAAMNQCLKYYPDATITVYERNQSISYLSCATYLHIAGSVKNLDEAMYANPEQFIKKGVQMRMQHDVIEIDSTAHTILAQDLQTKEFVHDTYDKLIMTTGSKTTIPVIPGIESTKVMLCKTCDQAQKLAKASKNAKKIAILGGGYSGVELAEGYLKSGHQVILFQRRDQLLNQYLDTELAQKVKQLLLDNNVKVMTKTVVTRFTETEDGKVLIKTSAGDYLVDMVTITPGVLPQADLLKGQVKLAKNGAIITNEYMQSSDPDIFAAGDVTEVHFNPTLDSKYIPLASHAIRQGALAGANVVTPRIKSMGTQATSGMLVFGHTVASTGLTLHDALQENFDAQAVFFEGNYRPDFMPTNTKISIELIYDRKTRQVLGAQLMSKHEVSQSANTISVIIQNKNTIDDLAYLDMLFSPNFDEPFNYLNLVAQKAVDQEYQYSQSQK, encoded by the coding sequence ATGAAAATAGTCATAATTGGGTGTACCCATGCTGGCATCGCCGCTATGAACCAATGTTTAAAGTACTATCCTGACGCTACCATAACTGTCTACGAGCGTAATCAAAGCATCTCGTATTTGTCGTGTGCTACTTATTTGCACATTGCTGGTTCCGTTAAAAATTTGGATGAGGCCATGTACGCCAATCCAGAGCAATTTATTAAAAAAGGTGTTCAAATGCGGATGCAGCATGATGTCATTGAAATCGACAGCACAGCCCATACTATCTTGGCACAAGACCTACAAACAAAGGAATTCGTCCATGATACTTATGATAAATTAATTATGACGACTGGTTCTAAAACTACTATACCGGTAATTCCTGGTATTGAAAGTACAAAAGTAATGCTTTGCAAAACTTGTGATCAGGCTCAAAAACTTGCCAAAGCATCAAAAAATGCTAAAAAAATTGCTATTCTAGGAGGAGGCTACTCTGGCGTTGAACTAGCCGAAGGTTATTTGAAGTCCGGTCATCAAGTTATCCTCTTCCAACGTCGAGATCAATTGCTAAATCAATACCTCGACACAGAACTCGCTCAAAAGGTCAAACAATTATTATTAGACAATAACGTCAAAGTTATGACCAAAACTGTCGTAACTCGCTTTACTGAAACTGAAGATGGCAAAGTCCTAATTAAAACTAGTGCCGGTGACTATTTAGTCGATATGGTTACAATTACTCCTGGCGTCTTGCCTCAAGCTGATTTGCTAAAAGGACAAGTTAAATTAGCCAAAAATGGTGCCATTATTACTAACGAATACATGCAATCGTCTGATCCTGATATCTTTGCAGCTGGTGATGTTACAGAAGTACATTTCAATCCTACGCTTGATTCCAAGTACATTCCATTAGCATCCCACGCTATCAGACAAGGAGCTTTAGCCGGTGCCAACGTTGTAACTCCTAGGATAAAATCCATGGGTACTCAAGCTACGTCTGGCATGTTAGTCTTCGGACACACTGTCGCAAGTACTGGCTTAACTTTACACGATGCTCTTCAGGAAAACTTCGATGCTCAAGCGGTCTTTTTTGAAGGTAATTATCGACCTGATTTTATGCCTACTAATACTAAAATCAGTATCGAATTAATTTATGATCGCAAGACTCGCCAAGTTTTGGGTGCTCAATTAATGAGTAAGCATGAGGTTTCGCAATCAGCCAATACCATTTCGGTCATTATTCAAAATAAAAATACGATTGACGACTTAGCTTATCTCGATATGTTGTTCTCACCTAATTTTGATGAACCTTTTAATTATCTCAATTTGGTGGCTCAAAAAGCTGTCGACCAAGAGTACCAATACTCACAATCACAGAAATAA